Proteins from one Thermobifida alba genomic window:
- a CDS encoding NAD+ synthase: MAQLRLAMAQVNPTVGDLGGNCDIVCEQARRAAEAGAHLVVFPEMVLTGYPVEDLALRRTFVDASIEAVHALAERLAAEGLGELPVVVGHLSRRRGSAATALGQPVGSPQNAVALLHRGRPVFTSAKHHLPNYGVFDEFRYFVPGNVLPVVRLHGVDTAFVVCEDLWQDGGPVAAVHESGASLLVVLNGSPYERDKGDARLELCARRAREAGAALAYVNMVGGQDELVFDGDSLVVDAAGNLLARAPRFEEALLVVDLELPEAVGPGLWGAAAEADGVTIERHLLSEQPVRPYEPLPAPVAPRTDDIGEVYAALVLATRDYVRKNRFASVILGLSGGIDSALVATIAVDALGPERVHGVLMPSRYSSDHSVSDAEELVRRQGLNARTIPVGPMVEAFENAVEVDGLAAENLQARVRGQLLMTLSNQEGHLVLTTGNKSELAAGYSTLYGDSAGGFAPIKDVWKTLVWELARWRNAEAARLGRTPPIPENSITKPPSAELRPGQLDTDSLPDYGILDALLDDYVGTDLGREELVSAGHDPALVDRVIRMVDRAEYKRRQYPPGPKISGRNFGRDRRLPITNRWTA; this comes from the coding sequence GTGGCACAACTGCGACTGGCTATGGCCCAGGTCAACCCCACCGTGGGAGACCTGGGGGGAAACTGCGACATCGTCTGCGAGCAGGCGCGCCGGGCGGCCGAGGCGGGGGCGCACCTGGTGGTGTTCCCCGAGATGGTGCTCACCGGCTACCCGGTGGAGGACCTCGCCCTGCGCAGGACCTTCGTCGACGCCTCCATCGAGGCCGTGCACGCCCTGGCCGAGCGGCTCGCCGCGGAGGGGCTGGGAGAGCTCCCCGTCGTCGTCGGCCACCTGAGCCGCCGCCGGGGGAGTGCCGCCACCGCGCTGGGCCAGCCGGTCGGGTCCCCGCAGAACGCGGTGGCGCTGCTGCACCGGGGACGCCCGGTCTTCACCTCCGCCAAGCACCACCTGCCCAACTACGGGGTGTTCGACGAGTTCCGCTACTTCGTGCCCGGCAACGTGCTGCCGGTGGTGCGGCTGCACGGCGTCGACACGGCCTTCGTCGTCTGCGAGGACCTGTGGCAGGACGGCGGCCCCGTCGCCGCCGTGCACGAGTCCGGGGCCTCCCTGCTGGTCGTGCTGAACGGTTCGCCGTACGAGCGGGACAAGGGCGACGCGCGGCTGGAGCTGTGCGCCCGCCGGGCCCGCGAGGCCGGGGCGGCCCTGGCCTACGTCAACATGGTCGGCGGCCAGGACGAACTCGTCTTCGACGGCGACTCCCTCGTCGTCGACGCCGCCGGGAACCTCCTCGCCCGCGCCCCCCGGTTCGAGGAGGCGCTGCTGGTGGTGGACCTGGAGCTGCCGGAGGCGGTGGGGCCGGGCCTGTGGGGGGCGGCCGCGGAGGCCGACGGCGTCACCATCGAGCGGCACCTGCTGTCCGAGCAGCCGGTGCGGCCCTACGAGCCGCTGCCCGCCCCGGTGGCCCCGCGCACGGACGACATCGGCGAGGTGTACGCGGCCCTGGTGCTGGCCACCCGCGACTACGTGCGCAAGAACCGGTTCGCCTCGGTGATCCTGGGCCTGTCCGGCGGCATCGACTCAGCGCTGGTCGCCACCATCGCCGTCGACGCGCTCGGCCCCGAACGGGTCCACGGCGTGCTCATGCCGAGCCGCTACTCCAGCGACCACTCGGTCTCCGACGCCGAGGAGCTGGTGCGCCGCCAGGGCCTCAACGCGCGCACCATCCCGGTGGGGCCGATGGTGGAGGCCTTCGAGAACGCGGTGGAGGTCGACGGCCTGGCCGCGGAGAACCTGCAGGCCCGGGTGCGCGGACAGCTGCTGATGACGCTGTCCAACCAGGAGGGCCACCTGGTGCTGACCACCGGGAACAAGAGCGAGCTGGCGGCCGGCTACTCCACCCTCTACGGGGACTCCGCGGGCGGCTTCGCGCCGATCAAGGACGTCTGGAAGACCCTGGTGTGGGAGCTGGCGCGGTGGCGCAACGCCGAGGCCGCGCGGCTGGGGCGGACCCCGCCGATCCCGGAGAACTCCATCACCAAGCCGCCCAGCGCCGAACTGCGGCCCGGGCAGCTGGACACCGACTCCCTGCCGGACTACGGGATCCTGGACGCGCTGCTGGACGACTACGTGGGCACCGACCTGGGCCGGGAGGAACTGGTCTCCGCGGGACACGACCCCGCGCTGGTGGACCGGGTCATCCGCATGGTCGACCGGGCCGAGTACAAGCGCCGCCAGTACCCGCCGGGGCCCAAGATCAGCGGGCGCAACTTCGGCCGGGACCGGCGGCTGCCGATCACCAACCGGTGGACGGCCTGA
- a CDS encoding carbohydrate-binding module family 20 domain-containing protein: MGVRRPLAALLAAVLGVAVSLVSPVVAASPAHAAPSGDRDVIVHLFQWRWQSIAEECETTLGPHGFGAVQVSPPQEHVVLPGEGYPWWQDYQPVSYRLDQTRRGTRADFVDMVDTCREAGVKIYVDAVINHMSGTGSVGSGPGSAGSAYGKYEYPGLYQSQDFNDCRRDISDWNDKWEVQYCELVGLADLRTSSPYVRDRIADYLNDLVAIGVAGFRIDAAKHIPEADLQAIVSRLDDVHPDWGGGKPYVFQEVIADGTIGTGSYTPIGDVTEFQYHRDISHAFADGAISHLTGLGGGLTPGAEAVVFVANHDTQRNDPILTHTDGARYDLAQKFMLAHPYGTPKVMSSYTWSGDDRTGPPMSADGTTDPTDCSAARWVCEHRAVAGMVSFHNAVDGHGIGSAVTDGAGRLAFARGSAGYAAFNATDSAWTRTFTTGLPDGTYCDVANGTFVDGVCDGPSYEVSGGTFTATVAADGAVALHVGAVGECADPAGCGAGPPPGDGDCPAVASRFDATVTTWYGQEVRVVGSLPELGSWNPADGLRLHTDAAAYPVWTGQAALPEGARFEYKYVKVDPDGTVEWENGGNRSATADDGGGCARTFTGSWR; encoded by the coding sequence ATGGGAGTACGCAGACCCCTGGCCGCGCTGCTCGCGGCCGTGCTGGGCGTCGCGGTGTCCCTGGTCTCCCCGGTCGTCGCGGCCTCCCCCGCTCATGCCGCGCCCTCCGGGGACCGGGACGTCATCGTCCACCTGTTCCAGTGGCGGTGGCAGTCGATCGCCGAGGAGTGCGAGACCACGCTGGGCCCCCACGGCTTCGGCGCGGTACAGGTCTCCCCGCCCCAGGAGCACGTGGTGCTGCCCGGTGAGGGATACCCCTGGTGGCAGGACTACCAGCCGGTGTCCTACCGGCTCGACCAGACCCGCCGCGGCACCCGGGCCGACTTCGTCGACATGGTCGACACCTGCCGCGAGGCCGGGGTCAAGATCTACGTCGACGCGGTCATCAACCACATGAGCGGCACCGGGTCCGTCGGCTCCGGCCCCGGCAGCGCGGGGTCGGCCTACGGCAAGTACGAGTACCCGGGCCTCTACCAGAGCCAGGACTTCAACGACTGCCGCCGCGACATCTCCGACTGGAACGACAAGTGGGAGGTGCAGTACTGCGAACTGGTCGGCCTGGCCGACCTGAGGACCTCCTCCCCCTACGTCCGCGACCGGATCGCGGACTACCTCAACGACCTGGTCGCCATCGGTGTGGCGGGCTTCCGCATCGACGCGGCCAAGCACATCCCCGAGGCCGACCTGCAGGCGATCGTCTCCCGCCTGGACGACGTCCACCCCGACTGGGGCGGCGGCAAGCCGTACGTCTTCCAGGAGGTCATCGCCGACGGCACGATCGGCACCGGCTCCTACACCCCGATCGGGGACGTCACCGAGTTCCAGTACCACCGCGACATCAGCCACGCCTTCGCCGACGGCGCCATCTCCCACCTGACCGGGCTGGGCGGCGGCCTGACCCCCGGCGCCGAGGCCGTGGTGTTCGTGGCCAACCACGACACCCAGCGCAACGACCCGATCCTCACCCACACCGACGGGGCCCGCTACGACCTGGCGCAGAAGTTCATGCTGGCCCACCCCTACGGCACCCCCAAGGTGATGTCCAGCTACACCTGGTCCGGGGACGACCGGACCGGGCCGCCCATGAGCGCCGACGGCACCACCGACCCCACCGACTGCTCGGCGGCCCGCTGGGTGTGCGAGCACCGCGCGGTCGCGGGCATGGTCTCCTTCCACAACGCGGTGGACGGCCACGGGATCGGCTCGGCCGTCACCGACGGCGCCGGCCGGCTGGCGTTCGCGCGCGGCTCCGCCGGGTACGCCGCGTTCAACGCCACGGACAGCGCCTGGACGCGCACCTTCACCACCGGCCTGCCCGACGGCACCTACTGCGACGTGGCCAACGGCACCTTCGTCGACGGCGTGTGCGACGGGCCCAGCTACGAGGTGTCCGGGGGGACGTTCACCGCCACCGTCGCCGCCGACGGCGCGGTCGCGCTGCACGTCGGGGCGGTGGGCGAGTGCGCCGACCCGGCCGGCTGCGGCGCCGGGCCGCCCCCCGGCGACGGCGACTGCCCCGCCGTCGCCTCCCGGTTCGACGCCACCGTCACCACCTGGTACGGCCAGGAGGTCCGGGTGGTGGGCTCCCTCCCCGAACTGGGGTCCTGGAACCCCGCCGACGGGCTGCGGCTGCACACCGACGCCGCCGCCTACCCCGTCTGGACGGGGCAGGCCGCCCTGCCCGAGGGGGCCCGGTTCGAGTACAAGTACGTCAAGGTCGACCCCGACGGCACCGTGGAGTGGGAGAACGGGGGCAACCGGTCCGCCACGGCCGACGACGGCGGCGGCTGCGCCCGGACCTTCACCGGCTCCTGGCGGTGA